The DNA segment AGGTGGGCGAGAGACTCCAGATGCCGATTGCGCACGGCGATGGGAATTATTTTTGCGACGAGAAGACGCTCGCCATACTTGAGGACAACGAGCAAATTGTCTTCAGGTACTGCGATGCAGAGGGCGCCCTTACGCCCGCCAGCAATCCAAACGGCTCAAAATCGAGCATCGCCGGGATATGCAATCGGGAGGGAAACGTCGTCGGTTTGATGCCCCACCCCGAGCGAGCCTGCGAGAGCGCCTTTGGCAGCGATGACGGACTTCGCCTATTCTCCTCGGCCCTCACCGCGGCGGTGTCATGACCCCTCCGGTGAAAGAGATGGAAACCCACCTCACCATCGCGCTGGAGCACGGCCTCACCGAGGCGGAGTGGGAGCACATCCTCAAGGCGCTGGACAGAAAACCCACCATGACCGAGCTTGGCATCTTCTCGGCCATGTGGAACGAGCACTGCTCCTACAAGAGCAGCCGGGTTCACCTCAAAAAATTCCCCACCACCGGCCCCCGCGTTCTTCAGGGCCCTGGCGAGAATGCCGGCGTCGTGGATATCGGAGACGGCCTCGCCGTCGCCTTCAAGATGGAGAGCCACAACCATCCCTCCTTCATCGAGCCCTACCAG comes from the Nitrospinaceae bacterium genome and includes:
- a CDS encoding phosphoribosylformylglycinamidine synthase II, with protein sequence MTPPVKEMETHLTIALEHGLTEAEWEHILKALDRKPTMTELGIFSAMWNEHCSYKSSRVHLKKFPTTGPRVLQGPGENAGVVDIGDGLAVAFKMESHNHPSFIEPYQGAATGVGGILRDIFTMGARPIALLDSLHFGAPDHERTPYLVNGVVSGIAGYGNCIGVPTVGGETHFHPCYNGNILVNVMCAGIMNADEIFLGTAAG